In one window of Chryseobacterium sp. JV274 DNA:
- the tssD gene encoding type VI secretion system tube protein TssD, which translates to MAEKNSRGILKFNNGEGQKLLKLNYSVSRSTDVSGRVASDPSNALIKITVEATEKSDILESLLNGKYKPTVGEITFNKSHEEGTLTTLKWNNGYVIQHEVDFDAVDENSMYISFIISAEQIDLGNSSYFGAWPS; encoded by the coding sequence ATGGCAGAAAAAAATTCAAGAGGAATTTTAAAATTCAACAACGGTGAAGGGCAAAAGTTATTAAAGCTTAACTACAGCGTATCAAGATCTACAGATGTATCGGGACGTGTAGCATCAGATCCTTCCAATGCTCTTATCAAAATCACGGTAGAAGCTACTGAAAAATCAGATATTCTGGAAAGTTTATTGAATGGAAAGTACAAGCCTACTGTAGGAGAGATTACTTTCAATAAATCTCACGAAGAAGGAACTTTAACAACACTGAAGTGGAACAACGGTTATGTAATCCAGCATGAGGTAGATTTCGATGCTGTAGATGAGAACAGTATGTACATCAGTTTTATAATAAGTGCAGAACAGATAGATCTGGGGAATTCTTCTTATTTCGGAGCATGGCCTTCTTAA
- a CDS encoding LytR/AlgR family response regulator transcription factor — protein sequence MKIAIIEDELLAVNYLKNLLDTQSIVPVTETVILRSKKQAIDFFEKDSADLIFMDIHLGDGMSLEIFEQVELFTPIIFITAFDEYAMRVFRHFTIDYLLKPFEQEDLHKALQKFISIRNNFDPEPVLKSISSLRQTEDEVMKRFMVREGNKLKSIDEHNTAYFFASGKYLFLTTKDHQTYIFDDTIKDIIQKLNPEIFFKINRKFIINKEAVSEIIKHSSQKVELRLSPEPEVNAEIFISKMQITECLNWLNK from the coding sequence ATGAAAATTGCCATTATAGAAGATGAGCTGCTGGCTGTGAATTATCTGAAAAATCTTTTGGATACACAGAGCATTGTCCCTGTTACAGAGACTGTTATTCTTCGTTCCAAAAAGCAGGCAATTGATTTTTTTGAGAAAGATTCGGCAGATCTTATCTTTATGGATATTCATCTTGGTGATGGGATGAGCCTTGAAATTTTCGAGCAGGTAGAGCTTTTTACCCCTATTATTTTCATTACCGCATTTGATGAATATGCCATGAGAGTCTTCAGGCATTTTACCATTGATTACCTTCTGAAACCTTTCGAACAAGAGGATTTGCATAAAGCTTTACAGAAATTTATTTCCATAAGAAACAATTTTGATCCCGAACCGGTGCTCAAATCAATTTCCTCACTGCGCCAGACAGAAGATGAGGTGATGAAACGTTTTATGGTAAGAGAAGGAAATAAACTCAAATCAATAGACGAGCATAACACGGCTTATTTTTTTGCCTCCGGGAAATACCTTTTCCTTACCACAAAAGATCATCAGACCTATATTTTTGATGATACCATTAAAGATATTATTCAGAAGCTGAATCCTGAGATTTTCTTTAAAATAAACCGTAAGTTTATCATTAATAAAGAAGCTGTTTCTGAAATTATCAAGCATTCCAGTCAAAAAGTAGAACTTAGGCTTTCTCCAGAACCGGAAGTAAATGCCGAAATTTTTATCAGTAAAATGCAGATTACCGAGTGCCTGAATTGGCTGAACAAGTAA
- a CDS encoding RagB/SusD family nutrient uptake outer membrane protein, whose product MRKITAIIALTAISFINIGCDRFLDIQPEGKIIPVTTEDYRKVLTSAYSKYPVHKSLVALRTDETSIDDNGVDFISYREIAMWKDSNYDSNSAELPWLSFYSVNFYLNQIINEGSKTMQDSPEKNQILAEAYALRAYLYFDMVNLYGKPYNSATASTDRGVPISLEIDLEQVLKPSSVQEVYNQVHADLKKAEDLMIEQKQAIGVNYRFSKIALLAFEARAALYEGDWNKALNYADQVLVVKGDLSNLNTVNTPPNHYASPESIMALDNTWDNSIKNLSFAAPELISSYNNITDKRFGMYFEKNGSKYKVIKGGSLEFKVSFRTAEQYFIKSEALLKLNKLNEAKETLLKVLKNRYTPDGYTSVQNAVNSMDSAAFMNFILDERFREFALEGQRWFDLRRANQKKISHTISGKEYILQQNDPRYTIEYPMSAKKNNPNL is encoded by the coding sequence ATGAGAAAAATTACAGCAATCATAGCGCTTACAGCAATCAGCTTTATCAATATCGGATGTGATAGATTTTTAGATATTCAGCCTGAAGGAAAAATCATTCCTGTTACCACTGAAGATTACCGGAAAGTACTTACATCTGCCTATTCAAAATATCCCGTTCACAAGTCGCTGGTAGCCCTTCGTACCGATGAGACCAGTATTGATGATAATGGAGTAGATTTTATTTCTTATCGTGAAATTGCGATGTGGAAAGATTCGAACTATGACTCTAACTCTGCGGAGCTTCCCTGGTTAAGCTTTTATTCCGTAAACTTCTATCTGAATCAGATCATCAATGAAGGAAGCAAAACAATGCAGGATTCTCCGGAGAAGAATCAGATTTTAGCAGAAGCATATGCTCTTCGTGCTTACCTGTATTTCGATATGGTGAATCTATATGGAAAACCCTACAACAGTGCAACAGCTTCTACAGACAGAGGAGTTCCAATTAGTCTTGAAATTGATCTGGAACAGGTTTTGAAACCTTCTTCAGTACAGGAAGTATACAATCAGGTTCATGCAGACCTTAAGAAAGCAGAAGATCTGATGATAGAACAGAAGCAGGCAATAGGAGTCAACTACAGATTCTCAAAAATAGCATTGCTGGCTTTTGAAGCAAGAGCAGCTCTATATGAAGGAGACTGGAATAAAGCTTTAAACTATGCAGATCAGGTACTGGTGGTAAAAGGAGATTTGAGCAATTTAAACACGGTAAATACCCCCCCAAACCATTATGCTTCTCCGGAATCTATCATGGCTTTGGATAATACATGGGATAACTCTATAAAGAATTTATCTTTTGCAGCACCGGAATTGATTTCTTCATACAATAATATTACAGACAAGAGGTTTGGCATGTATTTTGAGAAAAATGGAAGTAAGTATAAAGTTATTAAAGGAGGAAGCTTAGAGTTCAAAGTTTCTTTCAGAACAGCAGAGCAGTACTTTATAAAATCTGAAGCATTATTAAAGTTGAATAAACTTAATGAAGCTAAAGAAACCCTTCTGAAAGTATTAAAAAACAGATACACTCCGGATGGATATACTTCAGTACAAAATGCAGTGAATTCAATGGATTCTGCAGCATTTATGAACTTTATCCTGGATGAAAGATTCAGAGAATTTGCTTTGGAAGGACAAAGGTGGTTCGACTTAAGAAGAGCAAATCAGAAAAAAATTAGCCACACCATCAGTGGTAAAGAGTATATTCTTCAGCAGAATGATCCGCGATATACCATTGAATATCCCATGAGTGCGAAGAAGAATAACCCTAATCTATAG